Proteins encoded within one genomic window of Microbacterium sp. LKL04:
- a CDS encoding acetylxylan esterase, with product MPRFDLPLSDLRDYRPEIRIPADFDDFWSSTVAGAREAGGSPVVTPIETPLRGIDAFDVTFPGFAGDPVKGWLLLPAQRDGALPAVVEFNGYGGGRGLPFERLEWAASGYAHFFMDTRGQGSAWGSGGATPDPHGAGPAFPGFMTRGIDDPETYYYRRVFTDAVRAIDAVRSLPEVDASRVAVCGGSQGGGIAIAAAALSDDLVAAMPDVPFLCHFGRAVGMTGRDPYEEVARYLAVHRGAEERVFETLSYFDGVSFAARAQAASLFSVALLDPICPPSTVFAAFNAWAGADKEIEVFPFNEHEGGQAYQWQRQAEFLAARI from the coding sequence GTGCCGCGCTTCGATCTGCCCCTGTCCGACCTCCGCGACTACCGCCCCGAGATCCGCATCCCCGCGGACTTCGACGACTTCTGGTCGAGCACCGTCGCCGGTGCACGGGAGGCGGGCGGATCACCCGTCGTCACCCCGATCGAGACCCCTCTCCGCGGGATCGACGCCTTCGACGTCACCTTCCCCGGGTTCGCCGGCGACCCGGTGAAGGGATGGCTGCTGCTTCCGGCCCAGCGCGACGGTGCCCTGCCCGCGGTCGTCGAGTTCAACGGGTACGGCGGGGGCCGCGGCCTCCCCTTCGAACGCCTCGAGTGGGCGGCATCCGGATACGCGCACTTCTTCATGGACACCCGCGGTCAGGGCAGCGCCTGGGGATCGGGCGGCGCGACCCCCGATCCCCACGGTGCCGGACCGGCGTTCCCGGGGTTCATGACGCGGGGCATCGACGACCCGGAGACCTACTACTACCGTCGCGTCTTCACCGACGCGGTGCGGGCGATCGACGCGGTGCGCTCCCTTCCCGAGGTGGATGCCTCCCGCGTCGCCGTCTGCGGCGGCAGCCAGGGCGGCGGCATCGCGATCGCTGCGGCTGCGCTCAGCGACGACCTCGTCGCGGCGATGCCCGACGTCCCGTTCCTCTGCCACTTCGGGCGAGCCGTGGGCATGACCGGGCGCGACCCCTATGAGGAGGTGGCCCGTTACCTCGCGGTCCACCGCGGTGCGGAGGAGCGCGTCTTCGAGACCCTGTCGTACTTCGACGGGGTGAGCTTCGCGGCGCGGGCGCAGGCGGCATCCCTCTTCTCCGTCGCCCTGCTCGACCCGATCTGCCCGCCGTCGACCGTGTTCGCGGCGTTCAACGCCTGGGCGGGAGCGGACAAGGAGATCGAGGTGTTCCCCTTCAATGAGCACGAGGGTGGTCAGGCCTACCAGTGGCAGCGGCAGGCGGAGTTCCTCGCGGCGCGGATCTGA
- a CDS encoding LacI family DNA-binding transcriptional regulator produces MTVQQRATLDDVARLAGVSSKTVSRVFAQRELVAPQTVERVLASAKRLRFRPNSLAQGLRRGGSRTVGFIIGELSNPFYYKVAAGIEKELSAHGFSLVVATTDDTEEGEGRVADALLAQRVGALLLIPVGEDQSYLEGERQLGTPVIAIDRPARNLAADSIVLDNRVAVLEATRRLTTRGHRRIAYVCNPASVWTQSERLAGYRQAMSEIGVDSARWEMLGDDLTIPPVDLVQRLWREDAAPTAIIAGNNRVTVGALRALRARGDEQTALIGFDDFDTADVLGVSVISYDPLELGRRAATLAMERIGDPSGFVRQITLPTWIIERGTGERPPADG; encoded by the coding sequence ATGACGGTGCAGCAACGGGCCACGCTGGACGATGTCGCACGTCTGGCCGGCGTCAGTTCGAAGACGGTCTCGCGCGTGTTCGCCCAACGCGAGCTCGTCGCCCCCCAGACGGTCGAACGCGTGCTCGCCTCGGCGAAACGGCTGCGGTTCCGGCCCAACAGCCTCGCGCAGGGGCTCCGTCGAGGCGGGAGCCGTACGGTCGGCTTCATCATCGGCGAGCTGAGCAACCCGTTCTACTACAAGGTCGCCGCGGGCATCGAGAAGGAGCTCTCCGCCCACGGGTTCAGCCTCGTCGTCGCCACCACGGACGACACCGAGGAAGGGGAGGGCCGCGTGGCCGACGCGTTGCTGGCGCAGCGGGTCGGAGCGCTCCTGCTCATCCCGGTCGGCGAGGACCAGTCCTACCTCGAGGGCGAACGCCAACTGGGAACCCCGGTGATCGCGATCGACCGCCCGGCGCGCAACCTCGCGGCCGACTCGATCGTCCTCGACAACCGCGTCGCCGTCCTCGAGGCGACCCGGCGGCTGACGACGCGCGGTCACCGTCGCATCGCCTACGTCTGCAACCCGGCGTCCGTCTGGACGCAGTCCGAGCGGCTCGCGGGCTACCGGCAGGCGATGTCGGAGATCGGCGTCGACTCGGCCCGATGGGAGATGCTGGGCGACGACCTCACGATCCCGCCGGTCGATCTCGTCCAGCGTCTCTGGCGGGAGGATGCGGCGCCCACCGCGATCATCGCCGGGAACAACCGGGTGACGGTCGGCGCACTCCGCGCCCTGCGAGCGCGCGGCGACGAGCAGACGGCACTGATCGGCTTCGACGACTTCGACACGGCCGACGTCCTCGGCGTCTCGGTGATCTCCTACGACCCGCTCGAACTCGGCAGACGCGCGGCGACGCTCGCGATGGAGCGGATCGGGGACCCCTCGGGCTTCGTGCGCCAGATCACGCTACCGACGTGGATCATCGAGCGAGGAACGGGCGAGCGCCCGCCCGCGGACGGCTGA
- a CDS encoding ABC transporter substrate-binding protein — protein sequence MARTRIGVAIATFTVAGIALAGCAGGGAQSAGDNTIDGEVAGDIKVVTWRTDLVEDGTFDEYAKEFQKKYPDVNVTFEGITDYAGEMLTRMSTTNYGDVIGIPAIKPDQYEQFLEPLGETSSFEDTYRFLPAASFDGTQYGIAFGGNANGIVYNKKVFDEAGITELPTDEAGWLETLQKVKDNTDAIPMYTNYKDGWPLTQAFGNLGSITHDPDAPITMAENPAPWTEGTDTYAVDSFLYDTVAAGLTEEDPLTTNWEQSKVDLGTGKIATMPLGSWAISQMQAAAEANGGSADDIGYMAFPANVDGTQYAVIGGDYNLAVSKHSKAKAAAWAWIQWVVADSGYTEAQGMLSPVIDKPLPTNLAGFEDSGVELMEINPAPAGKEGLINAIADDSQIDLYGPLYRQKIVDIARGAADGDKDSYFAELNERWGASAKKLG from the coding sequence ATGGCACGTACACGGATCGGCGTCGCGATCGCGACGTTCACCGTCGCCGGCATCGCCCTCGCCGGCTGCGCCGGCGGCGGAGCGCAATCCGCTGGCGACAACACGATCGACGGAGAGGTGGCCGGCGACATCAAGGTCGTCACCTGGCGCACCGACCTGGTCGAGGACGGCACCTTCGACGAATACGCGAAGGAGTTCCAGAAGAAGTATCCCGACGTCAACGTGACTTTCGAGGGGATCACGGACTACGCCGGCGAGATGCTCACCCGCATGTCGACCACGAACTACGGCGACGTCATCGGCATCCCGGCGATCAAGCCCGACCAGTACGAGCAGTTCCTGGAGCCGCTCGGCGAGACCTCGTCCTTCGAGGACACGTACCGGTTCCTCCCCGCCGCGAGCTTCGACGGCACGCAGTACGGCATCGCCTTCGGCGGCAACGCCAACGGCATCGTCTACAACAAGAAGGTCTTCGACGAGGCGGGCATCACCGAACTGCCCACCGACGAAGCAGGCTGGCTCGAGACGCTGCAGAAGGTCAAGGACAACACCGACGCGATCCCGATGTACACGAACTACAAGGACGGCTGGCCGCTGACGCAGGCCTTCGGGAACCTCGGCTCGATCACCCACGACCCCGACGCTCCCATCACGATGGCCGAGAACCCCGCACCGTGGACCGAGGGCACCGACACCTACGCGGTCGACTCCTTCCTCTACGACACGGTCGCGGCGGGCCTCACCGAAGAGGACCCGCTCACCACCAACTGGGAGCAGTCGAAGGTCGACCTCGGCACCGGCAAGATCGCCACGATGCCCCTCGGCTCCTGGGCCATCTCGCAGATGCAGGCGGCCGCCGAAGCAAACGGCGGCTCTGCCGACGACATCGGATACATGGCGTTCCCCGCCAACGTGGACGGCACCCAGTACGCCGTCATCGGCGGCGACTACAACCTCGCCGTGAGCAAGCACTCGAAGGCGAAGGCCGCCGCGTGGGCGTGGATCCAGTGGGTCGTCGCCGACTCCGGCTACACCGAGGCGCAGGGCATGCTCTCGCCCGTCATCGACAAGCCGCTCCCCACCAACCTCGCCGGGTTCGAGGACTCGGGGGTCGAACTCATGGAGATCAACCCCGCTCCCGCCGGCAAGGAGGGCCTGATCAACGCGATCGCCGACGATTCGCAGATCGACCTGTACGGCCCGCTCTACCGCCAGAAGATCGTCGACATCGCCCGCGGCGCGGCCGACGGCGACAAGGACAGCTACTTCGCCGAACTCAACGAGCGCTGGGGCGCATCGGCGAAGAAGCTCGGCTGA
- a CDS encoding carbohydrate ABC transporter permease yields the protein MAIAAPGSAPADAPAVLSAPARGRRMRGSRRASGAPGAGTRRAGRGIVQRLTPWLFLSGAVGLLLLFTYWPALNLFYYSVTDWDGIDLEKNLVGIDNYIQVFTDPRIFSVFWVSLYYFAASFLQMAIALYFAVILSFSTRFSNLFRGILFFPYLINGVAIGFVFLYLFQPGGTLDTVLGWFGLADPPKWLGDPDVVNWSLAGTSVWRYTGLNFVLFLGAIQSIPRELYEAAELDGANKWQQFWSIIAPGIRRIIGLSFILAIAGSLSVFEVPFIMTGGANGSATFVIQTLQTAFSFRQVGLASAMAVVLLAIVLVVTWIQRRVFPDEKVDLT from the coding sequence ATGGCGATCGCAGCACCCGGCTCCGCACCCGCGGATGCCCCTGCGGTCCTGTCCGCACCCGCCCGGGGGCGTCGGATGCGCGGCTCACGCCGCGCGTCCGGTGCCCCCGGCGCCGGGACGCGCCGGGCGGGACGCGGGATCGTTCAACGGCTCACGCCGTGGCTGTTCCTCTCCGGGGCGGTCGGCCTCCTCCTGCTGTTCACCTACTGGCCGGCGCTGAACCTCTTCTACTACTCGGTCACCGACTGGGACGGCATCGACCTCGAGAAGAATCTCGTCGGAATCGACAACTACATCCAGGTCTTCACCGACCCGCGCATCTTCAGCGTCTTCTGGGTGAGCCTTTACTACTTCGCCGCATCCTTCCTCCAGATGGCCATCGCGCTCTACTTCGCGGTGATCCTCAGCTTCTCGACCCGGTTCTCGAACCTCTTCCGCGGGATCCTCTTCTTCCCGTACCTGATCAACGGCGTCGCGATCGGGTTCGTCTTCCTGTACCTGTTCCAGCCCGGGGGCACCCTCGACACCGTGCTCGGGTGGTTCGGCCTCGCCGACCCGCCCAAGTGGCTGGGCGACCCGGACGTCGTCAACTGGTCGCTCGCAGGAACGTCCGTCTGGCGCTACACCGGGCTGAATTTCGTGCTCTTCCTGGGCGCGATCCAGTCGATCCCCCGGGAGCTGTACGAAGCCGCGGAGCTGGACGGCGCGAACAAGTGGCAGCAGTTCTGGTCGATCATCGCCCCCGGCATCCGTCGCATCATCGGACTGTCGTTCATCCTCGCCATCGCCGGCAGCCTGTCGGTGTTCGAGGTGCCGTTCATCATGACCGGTGGCGCCAACGGCTCGGCGACGTTCGTGATCCAGACCCTGCAGACCGCGTTCTCCTTCCGTCAAGTGGGCCTCGCCTCGGCCATGGCCGTCGTCCTCCTGGCGATCGTGCTGGTCGTGACCTGGATCCAGCGACGCGTGTTCCCCGACGAGAAGGTGGACCTGACATGA
- a CDS encoding carbohydrate ABC transporter permease — MTATLMPPTRPTPLPRRRSGRTPLQRLGSMSATAAKYTSLVIAAIVTLLPLSVLLFASMKSSSEYAATGPFDPPSNWLNFDNFVTAFTSGKMLEGFINTTIVLAVSLVGTIALGTMAAYALDRFAFRGKKLVMGLFLLATLIPGVTSQVATFQLVNGLGLYDTKAALILLFMGTDIIAIYLFIQFMQSIPISLDEAAMIDGANRWTIYWRVVLPLLRPAIATVVIIKGIAVYNEFYAPFLYLPSEGMISTSLFRFKGPFGAQWEVIAAGTLVVIIPTLVAFLVLQRWIYQGLTSGAVK, encoded by the coding sequence ATGACCGCCACCCTGATGCCGCCGACGCGGCCCACCCCGCTCCCCCGCCGCCGTTCGGGGCGGACGCCGCTCCAGCGCCTCGGCAGCATGAGCGCCACCGCGGCCAAGTACACGAGCCTCGTGATCGCCGCGATCGTCACCCTTCTCCCGCTGTCGGTGCTGCTGTTCGCATCGATGAAGAGCTCGAGCGAGTACGCCGCGACGGGTCCCTTCGATCCGCCGTCGAACTGGCTGAACTTCGACAACTTCGTCACCGCCTTCACGAGCGGCAAGATGCTCGAGGGCTTCATCAACACGACGATCGTGCTCGCCGTGTCCCTGGTCGGGACGATCGCGCTCGGGACGATGGCCGCGTACGCCCTCGATCGGTTCGCCTTCCGCGGCAAGAAGCTCGTCATGGGTCTGTTCCTGCTCGCGACCCTCATCCCGGGCGTGACCAGTCAAGTCGCGACGTTCCAGCTCGTGAACGGCCTCGGCCTCTACGACACGAAGGCCGCCCTGATCCTGCTCTTCATGGGCACCGACATCATCGCGATCTACCTGTTCATCCAGTTCATGCAGTCGATCCCGATCTCTCTCGACGAGGCGGCGATGATCGACGGCGCCAACCGCTGGACGATCTACTGGCGCGTCGTGCTCCCGCTCCTGCGCCCCGCGATCGCGACGGTGGTCATCATCAAGGGCATCGCGGTCTACAACGAGTTCTACGCTCCCTTCCTCTACCTGCCCTCCGAGGGCATGATCTCCACGTCCCTCTTCCGATTCAAAGGACCCTTCGGCGCGCAGTGGGAGGTGATCGCAGCCGGGACGCTCGTCGTGATCATCCCGACACTGGTCGCCTTCCTCGTGCTGCAACGATGGATCTACCAGGGCCTCACCTCAGGAGCCGTCAAGTGA
- a CDS encoding glycoside hydrolase family 2 protein, with the protein MTHLSRRPLHDGWTVHVAAGPAPETLEGLTVPAAVPGSIHVDLLAEGLIPDPFHGDNESLLAWIGLVDWTYRTTFAWTPDGNERHDLVFEGLDTVATVRLNGTVIGEVANQHRSYRYEAAALLRDGDNDLEVAFRAPVPYANQASLELGARPRPYPLPYEAIRKSACSFGWDWGIATYTSGIWKPVRLESWSTARLAQTRVVATPDGDGGRVTVDVRIDRTDAGGTPLEVRAVVSGPGLDDDATAVAAVVGEDGHVDVELPAARRWWPVGHGDQPLYTVEVSLHAQGEAVDATTRRVGFRTVRWDTEPDAAGTPYTLVVNDRPVFVKGVNWIPDDALPVRVDRDRYERRFRQAIDANVNLIRVWGGGLYESDDFYDLADELGLLVWQDFLFACAAYPEEEPLRSEIEAEARENIVRLSSHASLAQLVGNNENLWGFEDWGWKLSLDGKSWGATYYYELFPALIAELAPHVPYAPGSPFSPETGWDAASGRQTGPHPNDEKHGSMHLWEQWNRRDWPTYREHTPRFVAEFGWQAPPAWTTLVESVDDAPLTPESPGMIVHQKAMEGNAKLTNGLLPHFRMPVDMETWHWAMQLNQALAVGAALDHFRSWAPHTMGAVVWQLNDCWPVTSWAAIDGAERVKPLFHALKNAFAPRVATVQPRDGRLVAVLGNDTDEAWSAPLRIRRVSFGGDVLADRTVEVKVEARGTLVADIDADLATATDAASEALVVDADAARGVWYFAEPRESTLGDPGLTVSTRTVEGGTEVSITAERFARDVSLLADKVHASAQPADGLLTLLPGETGRIVVHHGAGVALDTDALAHPRVLRSANQLVTG; encoded by the coding sequence GTGACCCACCTCTCCCGCCGCCCCCTCCACGACGGGTGGACCGTCCATGTCGCCGCCGGCCCCGCACCGGAGACCCTCGAAGGTCTCACCGTGCCTGCGGCGGTGCCCGGCAGCATCCACGTCGACCTGCTGGCGGAGGGTCTCATCCCCGACCCGTTCCACGGCGACAACGAGTCGCTGCTGGCGTGGATCGGCCTCGTCGACTGGACGTACCGGACGACGTTCGCCTGGACACCCGACGGCAACGAGCGCCACGACCTCGTGTTCGAGGGACTCGACACGGTCGCCACGGTCCGCCTCAACGGCACGGTGATCGGCGAAGTCGCCAACCAGCACCGCTCCTACCGGTACGAGGCGGCTGCGCTCCTGCGAGACGGCGACAACGACCTCGAGGTCGCCTTCCGCGCACCCGTCCCGTACGCGAACCAGGCGAGCCTCGAACTCGGCGCCCGGCCGCGCCCGTATCCGCTGCCCTATGAAGCGATCCGCAAGTCCGCTTGCAGCTTCGGCTGGGACTGGGGCATCGCGACCTACACGAGCGGCATCTGGAAGCCCGTGCGCCTCGAGTCGTGGTCGACCGCCCGCCTGGCACAGACGCGCGTCGTCGCCACGCCGGACGGCGACGGCGGACGCGTGACGGTGGACGTCCGCATCGACCGGACGGATGCCGGTGGCACACCGCTCGAGGTCCGCGCGGTCGTGAGCGGCCCGGGTCTGGACGACGACGCGACCGCGGTCGCCGCCGTCGTGGGCGAGGACGGTCACGTCGACGTCGAGCTCCCTGCGGCGCGTCGCTGGTGGCCCGTCGGACACGGCGACCAGCCGCTCTACACGGTCGAGGTCTCGCTGCACGCGCAGGGCGAGGCCGTCGATGCGACGACCCGACGGGTCGGTTTCCGGACCGTCCGCTGGGACACCGAACCGGATGCCGCGGGCACGCCGTACACGCTCGTCGTCAACGACCGGCCCGTCTTCGTGAAGGGCGTGAACTGGATCCCCGACGACGCCCTCCCCGTACGCGTCGACCGTGACCGCTACGAGCGCCGGTTCCGCCAGGCGATCGACGCGAACGTGAACCTCATCCGAGTCTGGGGCGGCGGGCTCTACGAGTCCGACGACTTCTACGACCTCGCCGACGAACTCGGCCTGCTCGTCTGGCAGGACTTCCTCTTCGCCTGCGCGGCGTACCCCGAGGAGGAGCCGCTGCGCTCCGAGATCGAGGCCGAGGCGCGCGAGAACATCGTCCGGCTCTCCTCGCATGCATCGCTCGCGCAGCTCGTCGGCAACAACGAGAACCTCTGGGGATTCGAGGACTGGGGCTGGAAGCTGAGCCTCGACGGCAAGAGCTGGGGCGCGACGTACTACTACGAGCTGTTCCCCGCTCTCATCGCCGAACTCGCCCCGCACGTCCCGTACGCACCCGGAAGCCCCTTCAGCCCGGAGACCGGCTGGGACGCGGCATCCGGTCGCCAGACGGGCCCTCACCCGAACGACGAGAAACACGGCAGCATGCACCTCTGGGAGCAGTGGAACCGCCGTGATTGGCCGACGTACCGCGAGCACACTCCGCGGTTCGTCGCGGAGTTCGGCTGGCAGGCGCCGCCGGCGTGGACGACGCTCGTCGAGTCCGTCGACGACGCTCCGCTGACGCCGGAATCGCCGGGCATGATCGTGCATCAGAAGGCGATGGAGGGGAATGCAAAGCTCACCAACGGGCTGCTCCCCCACTTCCGGATGCCGGTCGACATGGAGACCTGGCACTGGGCGATGCAGCTCAACCAGGCGCTGGCCGTCGGTGCCGCACTCGATCACTTCCGCTCGTGGGCGCCGCACACCATGGGCGCCGTCGTCTGGCAGCTCAATGACTGCTGGCCGGTCACCTCGTGGGCCGCGATCGACGGGGCCGAGCGCGTCAAGCCGCTGTTCCACGCGCTCAAGAACGCCTTCGCACCCCGCGTCGCGACCGTTCAGCCGCGCGACGGCAGGCTCGTCGCCGTGCTCGGCAACGACACCGACGAGGCATGGAGCGCTCCCCTGCGCATCCGACGCGTCTCGTTCGGCGGCGACGTGCTCGCCGACCGGACGGTCGAGGTGAAGGTCGAGGCCCGCGGAACGCTGGTGGCCGACATCGACGCCGACCTCGCGACGGCGACGGATGCCGCTTCCGAGGCGCTCGTGGTCGACGCCGACGCGGCGCGCGGGGTCTGGTACTTCGCCGAGCCGCGCGAGTCGACGCTCGGCGACCCCGGCCTGACCGTCTCGACGCGCACCGTCGAGGGCGGCACGGAGGTGAGCATCACGGCGGAGCGCTTCGCCCGCGACGTCTCGCTGCTCGCCGACAAGGTGCACGCCTCCGCCCAGCCGGCCGACGGTCTGCTCACGCTGCTGCCCGGCGAGACCGGACGCATCGTCGTCCACCACGGCGCCGGCGTCGCGCTCGACACGGATGCCCTCGCGCACCCGCGCGTGCTCCGCTCCGCCAATCAGCTGGTGACCGGATGA
- a CDS encoding glycoside hydrolase family 113, with amino-acid sequence MSLPGGPVCGMTWGWTGVRGTWTTPAAAASLDAMADHGVTWTALAYAAQQATAFSTEIPFRDEPTVTEDEIVHAIRAAHDRGLKVCLKPVVNVADGTWRAFIGFFDWDVPGEPSWTEWFASYRAFILDAARIAEAEGCAMLCIGCEMVRADGQEAHWRDLIRAVREVYSGLVTYNCDKYQEDRVAWWDAVDVISSSGYYPIDQWQENLDRIEAVVAASGKPFVFLEAGCPSRENSPMRPNDWALEGAPSGQAQLDYYRAMFDACAEREWMSGYFLWDWPAELYAPDAADRNDDYCPYGKPAGEFLRERYWALAGATTGGGR; translated from the coding sequence ATGAGCCTGCCCGGCGGACCCGTCTGCGGGATGACGTGGGGGTGGACGGGCGTCCGCGGAACGTGGACGACGCCGGCAGCCGCGGCATCCCTCGACGCGATGGCCGACCACGGCGTGACCTGGACGGCGCTCGCGTACGCCGCGCAGCAGGCGACGGCGTTCTCGACCGAAATCCCGTTCCGAGACGAGCCGACCGTCACCGAGGACGAGATCGTCCATGCGATACGCGCGGCGCACGACCGCGGGCTGAAGGTCTGCCTGAAACCGGTCGTCAACGTCGCCGACGGGACGTGGCGCGCCTTCATCGGCTTCTTCGACTGGGACGTGCCCGGTGAGCCGAGCTGGACGGAGTGGTTCGCCTCGTACCGCGCCTTCATCCTCGACGCGGCGCGCATCGCCGAGGCCGAGGGCTGCGCGATGCTCTGCATCGGGTGCGAGATGGTGCGCGCCGACGGGCAGGAGGCGCACTGGCGCGACCTGATCCGCGCGGTGCGGGAGGTGTACTCCGGACTCGTGACGTACAACTGCGACAAGTACCAGGAGGACCGGGTCGCCTGGTGGGACGCGGTCGACGTGATCTCCTCGAGCGGCTACTACCCGATCGATCAGTGGCAGGAGAACCTCGACCGGATCGAGGCGGTGGTCGCGGCATCCGGCAAGCCGTTCGTCTTCCTCGAAGCAGGATGCCCCTCGCGCGAGAACTCCCCGATGCGACCGAACGACTGGGCTCTCGAGGGCGCTCCGTCGGGACAGGCGCAGCTCGACTACTACCGCGCGATGTTCGACGCGTGCGCGGAGAGGGAATGGATGTCGGGGTACTTCCTCTGGGACTGGCCTGCCGAGCTCTACGCGCCCGACGCCGCCGACCGGAACGACGACTACTGTCCATATGGCAAGCCGGCGGGAGAGTTCCTGCGCGAGCGGTATTGGGCGCTGGCGGGCGCCACCACCGGAGGAGGACGATGA
- a CDS encoding N-acetylglucosamine kinase, which yields MNARRVLAIDAGQSDIKVRVDDGSRREDLTFRGIHTGIPLLPQLADVVRETLTRTGSDLDVVTAGISGLTDRDADADALLALIHADGVRATMLAHDSTTSFLGALGDGHGAVVAAGTGVVTLAVGETETARVDGWGWIMGDAGSGYWIGRAALDAVMRAYDGRGPATMLTDAAVSRWPDLTQAYMALQADHDRVRVVASLAREVAAAADAGDQVAIDISHRAAHELASSARTAVRRVRTDEPVFDVCAIGGVFASRTLHDAFEAALGEGAGLRLVAPQGVGIDGALALAEITTAHPLGAAVHRAGAI from the coding sequence ATGAACGCGCGCCGAGTGCTCGCCATCGATGCGGGGCAGAGCGACATCAAGGTGCGGGTCGACGACGGGAGCCGTCGCGAGGACCTGACGTTCCGCGGCATCCACACCGGCATCCCCCTTCTGCCGCAGCTCGCCGACGTCGTCCGAGAGACCCTCACGCGGACGGGCTCCGACCTCGACGTGGTGACGGCGGGGATCTCGGGACTCACCGACCGGGATGCCGACGCCGATGCGCTGCTCGCGCTGATCCACGCCGACGGCGTGCGGGCGACGATGCTCGCGCACGACTCGACGACGTCGTTCCTCGGCGCGCTCGGCGACGGGCACGGCGCCGTCGTCGCGGCCGGCACCGGAGTCGTCACCCTCGCCGTCGGCGAGACCGAGACGGCGCGGGTCGACGGCTGGGGCTGGATCATGGGCGACGCCGGTAGCGGCTACTGGATCGGACGTGCAGCCCTCGATGCCGTCATGCGCGCCTACGACGGACGGGGCCCGGCGACGATGCTCACCGACGCGGCAGTGTCGCGCTGGCCGGACCTCACACAGGCCTACATGGCGCTGCAGGCCGACCACGATCGCGTGCGCGTCGTCGCCTCGCTCGCGCGCGAGGTCGCGGCGGCAGCGGATGCCGGGGACCAGGTCGCGATCGATATCTCTCACCGCGCGGCGCACGAACTCGCCTCGTCCGCTCGGACCGCGGTCCGCCGCGTGCGCACCGACGAGCCGGTGTTCGACGTCTGCGCGATCGGCGGGGTCTTCGCCTCGCGGACGCTGCATGACGCCTTCGAGGCCGCGCTCGGCGAGGGCGCGGGGCTGCGGCTCGTCGCCCCGCAGGGCGTCGGGATCGACGGCGCCCTCGCCCTGGCCGAGATCACGACGGCCCACCCCCTGGGTGCGGCCGTCCACCGCGCCGGCGCGATCTGA